The Crocosphaera subtropica ATCC 51142 genome includes a window with the following:
- a CDS encoding metal-binding protein → MPSGRTHDRITYLSLPPLAVIAYLLTGRGEWLLWLSGAYLFSGLMFGPDLDIYSLQYKRWGMIRWIWLPYQSCFKHRSFFSHGLIVGTVIRVIYLFSIIVIVAIFVVAIAQFIWGFPWNWRNVAEYNFNTLKNQYLGEAIVTFIGLELGAMSHSLSDYWVSHFKQSQKKPKKRRSRRNKK, encoded by the coding sequence ATGCCTTCTGGCCGTACTCACGATCGCATTACTTACCTGAGTTTACCTCCCTTAGCTGTCATCGCTTATCTCCTCACGGGTCGGGGAGAATGGCTATTATGGTTGAGTGGGGCTTATTTATTCAGTGGATTGATGTTTGGTCCTGATTTGGATATTTATTCCCTACAATACAAACGTTGGGGCATGATACGCTGGATTTGGCTGCCTTATCAATCTTGTTTTAAACATCGTTCTTTTTTTTCACATGGGTTGATTGTAGGAACGGTGATCCGAGTTATCTATCTTTTTAGTATTATTGTCATTGTAGCCATTTTTGTTGTAGCCATCGCCCAATTCATTTGGGGATTTCCCTGGAATTGGCGAAATGTTGCCGAATATAACTTTAATACACTAAAAAATCAATATTTAGGGGAAGCCATTGTTACCTTTATTGGCTTAGAATTGGGAGCTATGAGTCATAGTCTGAGCGATTATTGGGTTAGTCATTTTAAACAGTCTCAAAAAAAGCCTAAAAAACGTCGTTCTCGAAGAAACAAAAAATAA
- the psb34 gene encoding photosystem II assembly protein Psb34, which produces MANNPEIDTKTLNNDVSDGSELIPADVAARREREGTQKEKRKEINQEDAPTTEGYTVDQEGLINNYPVTPPMTAATYPTPREQYAYIILGGLAATFVISLICIAFSVS; this is translated from the coding sequence ATGGCAAACAACCCAGAAATTGACACAAAAACCTTAAATAATGACGTTAGTGACGGTAGTGAGCTAATTCCAGCTGACGTTGCAGCCAGAAGAGAAAGAGAAGGAACCCAAAAAGAAAAAAGAAAAGAAATTAACCAAGAAGATGCCCCGACGACAGAAGGGTATACCGTTGACCAGGAAGGATTGATTAATAATTATCCTGTGACACCTCCTATGACCGCAGCAACCTATCCTACTCCCAGAGAACAATATGCTTACATTATTTTGGGTGGTTTAGCTGCAACCTTTGTTATTAGTTTAATTTGTATTGCTTTTAGTGTGAGTTAA
- a CDS encoding DUF3038 domain-containing protein, whose product MSQSVPTWGDTPLTNPPTPQQLYQMQTHLDLVLLASECLIPIDADMLLQAALDLDVNTTLVEKVHLWSNRDTTQENHPLNSFTVEQLRSLILILCYINQQHQELIRRAVTLLEQMTVQHKDPAQTTLLGNYLENFKDFYSKRADHPKLLPNQQVELASKLLIDLLFYSEDNGYDRLWLALLDYRS is encoded by the coding sequence ATGTCTCAGTCAGTTCCGACTTGGGGAGATACACCCCTCACCAACCCACCCACCCCACAACAACTTTATCAGATGCAAACCCATCTGGATTTAGTTTTGTTGGCCAGCGAGTGTTTGATCCCTATCGATGCAGATATGCTTCTACAAGCAGCCCTTGACTTAGACGTTAACACCACTTTAGTGGAAAAAGTACACCTGTGGTCCAACCGAGACACAACCCAGGAAAATCACCCCCTAAACAGCTTTACCGTTGAACAACTGCGATCGCTAATTCTCATTCTTTGCTACATTAACCAACAACATCAAGAATTAATTCGCCGTGCTGTTACTCTTCTAGAACAAATGACAGTACAACATAAAGATCCAGCACAAACCACCTTATTAGGCAATTATTTAGAAAATTTTAAGGACTTTTATTCAAAAAGAGCGGATCACCCTAAACTCTTACCCAACCAACAAGTAGAATTAGCCTCTAAATTATTAATTGACCTATTATTCTACAGCGAAGACAATGGCTATGATCGTTTGTGGTTAGCTTTGCTAGATTATCGATCTTGA
- a CDS encoding CopG family transcriptional regulator, translated as MAKELTTTRFNVQLDDDYNDKLIELAERMGNTRATVARLIICKVIDLLHDGKEFKEGLPNLSTTGRTVIHHAKGINIGEGKMEFLLTKQFEVEQSVHNALAHSIRKQEEMELELKEIRRLLESSSNGKPPENKK; from the coding sequence ATGGCTAAGGAACTAACAACGACAAGGTTTAATGTCCAATTAGACGATGACTACAACGACAAGTTAATAGAACTTGCTGAAAGAATGGGAAATACTAGAGCTACTGTCGCTAGACTGATTATTTGCAAGGTCATCGACCTGCTTCATGATGGAAAAGAGTTCAAAGAGGGTTTACCTAATTTATCCACTACGGGGCGAACCGTGATCCACCATGCCAAGGGAATTAATATCGGAGAAGGAAAAATGGAGTTTCTACTAACCAAGCAATTTGAAGTCGAACAATCAGTGCATAATGCTTTAGCTCATTCCATAAGAAAACAGGAAGAAATGGAATTAGAACTAAAAGAAATAAGAAGACTTCTAGAGTCTTCAAGCAACGGAAAACCCCCTGAAAACAAGAAATAG
- a CDS encoding endonuclease MutS2, with protein sequence MIYKETLNLLEWHRLCQQLATFAATKMGATAARNLPIPTSLQESKELLAQTQEIYGLEQNLEIKWTFEGITDVGDSLTRATLKGNLSGQELLNIATTLAGMRRLRRIIDDCEDLPVLTDLVADIRTYPELEKAIHHCIDEAGKVADRASPKLGEIRHNLKEIRDRIYEKLQNIMQQKGGAIQETVITQRGDRFVLPVKAGQKEQIPGIIHDTSGTGGTFYIEPNSVVQMGNKRRQYLRQEEREEEAILRSLTEQVAEVAEDLEYLLAIATVLDLATARARYSFWLGGNAPRFIEDTETITLRQLHHPLLVWQERHEQGSPVVPINVQINPDIRVIAITGPNTGGKTVTLKTVGLAALMAKVGLFVPAKEPVELPWFEQILADIGDEQSIEQNLSTFSGHIRRIVRILEALEGTGDPPLTNGGGEQKTVLSETPHTPHPSLILLDEVGAGTDPAEGSALAIALLHHLADHAQLTIATTHYGELKALKYEDSRFENASVEFDDRTLSPTYRLLWGIPGRSNALSIAQRLGLDVDIIDEAKTRIGGLSQDVNDVIAGLEAQRREQEEKAQEAQKLLQETEKFYTEVSEKATALQQREQDLKRYQEQEVQKAIAEAKEEIAQVIRSLQKGKKSSQKAQQATEAITNISQRQLPKKAKPKVSYQPQVGEKIRLSNLGQTAEVLAVSPEDEEVMVRFGLMKMTVSFKDIESLDGQKVETKVKEKKQPITPPPQPSKPKDVPAIRTSRNTIDIRGSRVAEAEADLENAIAQATESGVLWIIHGKGTGKLRQGVHEFLKGHPQIHRFELASQKEGGSGVTLAYFK encoded by the coding sequence GTGATTTACAAAGAAACTTTAAACTTATTAGAATGGCATCGCCTTTGCCAGCAGTTAGCCACCTTTGCAGCCACAAAAATGGGTGCAACAGCAGCCCGTAACTTACCGATTCCGACCAGTTTGCAAGAAAGTAAAGAACTTTTAGCCCAAACTCAAGAAATTTACGGTTTAGAGCAGAATTTAGAAATAAAATGGACTTTTGAAGGAATAACCGATGTGGGAGATTCCCTCACAAGAGCAACCTTAAAGGGTAACCTCTCAGGACAGGAACTGCTAAACATTGCCACAACTTTGGCAGGAATGCGACGATTAAGGAGAATTATTGATGATTGTGAAGACTTACCCGTTTTAACCGACTTAGTAGCTGATATTCGGACCTATCCCGAACTGGAAAAAGCTATTCATCACTGCATCGATGAAGCTGGAAAAGTCGCCGATCGCGCCAGTCCCAAACTAGGAGAAATCCGTCATAATCTGAAGGAGATTCGGGATCGCATCTATGAGAAACTGCAAAATATTATGCAGCAAAAAGGAGGAGCGATCCAAGAAACCGTGATTACTCAACGGGGCGATCGCTTTGTCCTTCCCGTCAAAGCAGGGCAAAAAGAGCAAATTCCAGGAATTATTCACGATACATCCGGCACAGGGGGAACCTTTTACATCGAACCCAACTCCGTTGTACAGATGGGCAATAAACGCCGTCAATACTTGCGACAAGAAGAAAGAGAAGAAGAAGCCATTTTACGCAGCTTGACCGAACAAGTAGCCGAGGTAGCCGAAGATTTAGAGTATTTACTCGCCATCGCCACTGTTCTTGACTTAGCTACCGCTAGGGCCCGCTATAGCTTTTGGTTAGGCGGAAACGCCCCCAGATTTATAGAAGACACAGAAACTATCACCCTCAGACAGTTACACCATCCCTTATTAGTTTGGCAAGAAAGACACGAACAAGGATCACCTGTAGTTCCTATCAATGTACAGATTAATCCAGATATTCGGGTAATTGCTATCACAGGCCCTAACACTGGCGGAAAAACCGTTACCCTCAAAACCGTGGGGTTAGCTGCGTTGATGGCCAAAGTTGGCTTATTTGTGCCGGCCAAAGAACCCGTAGAACTCCCTTGGTTTGAGCAAATTTTAGCTGATATTGGCGACGAACAGTCCATCGAACAAAATTTATCCACCTTTTCCGGTCATATTCGTCGCATTGTTCGTATTTTAGAAGCGTTGGAGGGAACAGGTGATCCTCCCCTTACTAATGGGGGAGGGGAACAGAAAACAGTTTTATCTGAAACACCCCACACCCCACACCCATCCCTAATACTCCTCGACGAAGTGGGCGCAGGAACCGATCCGGCCGAAGGAAGTGCCTTGGCCATCGCCTTATTGCACCATTTAGCCGATCACGCACAGTTAACCATTGCGACTACCCACTACGGAGAATTAAAAGCCCTGAAATACGAAGATTCGCGTTTTGAGAACGCTTCGGTAGAATTCGATGATCGCACCCTTTCCCCTACTTATCGGCTGTTGTGGGGCATTCCGGGGCGGTCTAATGCCCTGAGTATTGCTCAGCGTTTGGGGTTAGATGTAGATATTATTGATGAGGCTAAAACTCGCATTGGGGGACTATCTCAGGACGTTAATGATGTGATTGCCGGGTTAGAAGCACAACGTAGAGAACAGGAAGAAAAAGCCCAAGAAGCTCAAAAATTGTTGCAAGAAACGGAGAAGTTTTATACTGAAGTCTCAGAAAAAGCTACTGCTTTGCAACAAAGGGAACAAGACTTAAAACGGTATCAAGAACAAGAAGTCCAAAAAGCGATCGCCGAAGCGAAAGAAGAGATCGCCCAAGTCATTCGTAGTTTACAAAAAGGCAAAAAAAGCAGTCAAAAAGCGCAACAAGCAACAGAAGCAATTACTAATATTAGTCAACGTCAGCTACCCAAAAAAGCGAAACCCAAGGTTAGTTATCAACCTCAAGTTGGAGAGAAAATTCGCCTCTCTAACTTAGGACAAACTGCCGAAGTGTTGGCGGTTTCTCCCGAAGATGAAGAGGTAATGGTTCGGTTTGGACTGATGAAAATGACCGTTTCTTTTAAGGATATTGAGTCCTTAGACGGCCAAAAGGTAGAAACTAAGGTAAAAGAGAAAAAACAACCGATTACACCGCCACCGCAACCCTCTAAACCCAAAGATGTTCCAGCTATTCGCACCTCTCGAAACACCATTGATATTCGGGGAAGTCGAGTAGCAGAAGCAGAAGCTGATTTAGAAAATGCGATCGCCCAAGCTACCGAGTCAGGGGTATTATGGATCATTCACGGTAAAGGAACTGGCAAGTTGCGTCAAGGGGTTCATGAGTTTTTGAAAGGTCATCCTCAGATTCACAGGTTTGAGTTAGCTTCTCAAAAAGAAGGAGGATCTGGGGTAACGTTAGCTTATTTTAAGTAA
- a CDS encoding tyrosine-type recombinase/integrase yields the protein MVVTKRFKRIDSRPIKKGSFVLYKLKNRLYVKTPSTIESNPRRYYSLNLPNTEDGRARARDIISKIESDYLFDRYDSTMLKYLPHLDKENRVKTKALHQLRFVSVWDAWESYLKDIKDLVKPTTTKYLETTVQPHIKRVGSQPISNAKSVYEIIKRGTTLDVTIRVINRLSTIYKYIFKEYPNEPNPYAPITKALKKKKPTVNPHTTIKPIPDIELQAILDALYLTHPPFGHLVEFMVLTGCRPSEAIGLTWDAIHDEYILLGSSIERIKGQWVTIATSKNGTIRKFPMTGKLRELLNKLLPIDNHWNLVFLSREGKPIDYINFKRRYWSKTTTDYTPYNLRDTFITKQIEQGIPPAIVAKWCDNSVRVIEKHYLGDTGTIKPV from the coding sequence GTGGTAGTCACCAAAAGGTTCAAAAGAATAGACTCTAGACCCATAAAAAAAGGTTCTTTTGTACTATATAAATTAAAGAATAGACTCTATGTAAAAACACCTAGTACAATTGAATCTAACCCTAGACGTTATTACTCACTCAACTTGCCTAATACTGAAGATGGTAGAGCTAGGGCAAGAGATATTATCAGCAAGATAGAAAGTGATTATCTTTTTGATAGGTACGACTCGACTATGCTTAAGTACCTACCCCACCTAGATAAAGAAAATAGGGTAAAAACAAAAGCGTTGCATCAACTAAGGTTTGTGTCCGTATGGGATGCTTGGGAGTCATATCTTAAGGATATTAAAGACCTTGTTAAGCCTACTACTACCAAATATCTTGAGACAACAGTACAACCACATATTAAAAGGGTAGGCAGTCAACCCATATCTAATGCTAAGAGTGTTTACGAAATAATAAAAAGAGGAACAACACTAGATGTTACTATAAGGGTTATCAATAGATTGTCCACTATCTATAAGTACATATTTAAAGAATACCCTAATGAACCTAACCCTTATGCCCCTATCACTAAGGCATTAAAAAAGAAAAAACCAACAGTGAATCCGCATACTACTATTAAACCTATACCCGATATAGAGCTACAAGCTATACTAGATGCCCTATACCTAACACACCCTCCTTTTGGGCATCTAGTAGAATTTATGGTTTTAACAGGATGCAGACCTTCGGAGGCTATAGGATTAACATGGGATGCTATTCACGATGAATACATACTTTTAGGTTCTAGTATTGAAAGGATTAAAGGGCAATGGGTGACTATAGCTACCAGTAAGAACGGAACTATAAGAAAGTTCCCCATGACTGGTAAGCTAAGGGAACTACTAAACAAACTACTACCCATAGATAACCATTGGAACTTAGTATTCCTAAGTCGTGAAGGTAAACCTATAGATTATATTAATTTTAAACGTAGGTATTGGAGTAAGACAACTACTGATTACACTCCCTACAATCTCAGGGACACCTTTATTACTAAACAGATAGAGCAGGGCATACCCCCTGCCATAGTAGCTAAGTGGTGTGATAACTCAGTAAGGGTGATAGAGAAACATTACCTGGGAGATACGGGTACTATTAAACCTGTCTAG
- a CDS encoding DUF3987 domain-containing protein, with protein sequence MRNNSHASNGFDLLNSTIASNGLGQDILTKKDAFEAFAKTFFTLTDTYSPPQNIWFIVQYEGKAPEFYKGTYDGDPLSLKVILTQKEEKGKKETRKEVGGYHLAYEYIRELSEKPGTKGVTWIPSQVPFTPTSDRFKQTDVLQIEFDKGTQTEQESLLKAFIKDYPWKGLAVHHSGNKSYHTTIKLSHSINKHDWAYLMSLLMAIYDGYVDPKPCNNVVQQMRVPSFYRKDKEKEQALLYLSPETSLNPLGKEIKRKFPTFEELKNNLESIVTGLGKTLPKHTITNKCKVWESSSISSTSTIDYIKKYGEENCLELIRYVVTNLPTRVAGTNTYDSYRVALGASGNILGDKNKALELFSPLLPHGTGDWEQVNDSTTGAFGIPALKQAFYNLTGSDLLLPSVFQGTTKNSIDTEELKVSLLQYFEEFYNSNLTGTALTLELGSLAKLVGHRVQWVESTYTQWIQEAEYKEQLPDLKRTLDHLLQVQTKDIDLGHYIPSGLAVKLKNISSILGTTELGLLTCLLPIASSLINANTHLTLIKASDFKRHPIIWSGIVGGSGCAKSPTLKTLKKPLEEFQATAQEMWERSTQLYSEALDQWKATPTEEREEKPITPFDPQRFYVNDTTGEALVRLQARQQDRGFLLEFDELSALLKGANQYKGGKGRDIENLLQARDGTFPHTERVDSSVFALRSTYSIVGGIQPDILKQQMGDGSDPNGYWARFLMCCRPTKKAIFPENDYDSGLYPLLKGIYLNLIALPAYRAELSPDAKELYREWFEYCQEEKVKGEGTYKSKIFSKHTAFVGDIALILSLIDTAYIKGITATRLSLDEFKKMIDEAIEKAFKPIELERYVISRKHLEKAIELIKIYQNQFDLIYQDILEVTGDLTPELKKIYDFSLKKGEIKARDVKMASRVFKSYSMADIRKMFDDLTEMGYGHTTGEGSKKSFLATKTSTEQMNQHAIDLTHQGWSVLHLPTGEWYKIQYEYQKGKEVFAIAIHEDGHQKNQPLSDFQFLKDTKPSFS encoded by the coding sequence ATGCGAAACAATAGCCATGCAAGTAATGGTTTCGACTTGCTTAATTCTACTATAGCAAGTAATGGTTTAGGACAAGATATCCTAACAAAAAAGGATGCTTTTGAAGCTTTTGCTAAAACCTTTTTCACTCTTACAGATACCTATTCGCCTCCACAAAATATCTGGTTTATTGTTCAGTACGAGGGTAAAGCCCCTGAGTTCTACAAAGGAACCTATGACGGTGATCCACTCAGTTTAAAGGTTATTCTTACTCAGAAGGAAGAAAAAGGGAAGAAAGAGACTAGGAAAGAAGTTGGGGGATACCATTTAGCCTATGAATACATCAGAGAATTGTCAGAGAAACCAGGAACAAAAGGGGTCACTTGGATTCCTTCTCAAGTTCCTTTTACACCTACATCAGACCGTTTCAAGCAAACTGATGTCCTTCAAATAGAGTTCGACAAAGGAACCCAAACAGAACAAGAATCTCTTTTAAAAGCATTCATAAAAGACTATCCCTGGAAAGGTTTAGCAGTCCATCATTCAGGTAATAAATCCTACCATACAACCATTAAATTAAGTCATTCAATTAATAAGCATGATTGGGCTTATTTGATGTCTTTGTTGATGGCTATCTATGACGGATATGTTGACCCTAAACCTTGTAATAATGTAGTTCAACAAATGAGGGTTCCTAGTTTTTATCGTAAGGACAAAGAAAAAGAGCAAGCCTTACTATACCTTTCTCCTGAGACTTCTCTAAACCCTTTAGGGAAGGAAATAAAAAGAAAATTCCCTACCTTTGAAGAGTTAAAAAATAACCTTGAGAGTATAGTTACAGGACTAGGAAAGACCCTACCAAAACATACTATTACAAATAAATGTAAGGTATGGGAATCTAGTAGTATCTCCTCAACCAGTACCATTGACTACATTAAGAAGTATGGGGAAGAAAACTGTTTAGAACTAATCAGATATGTAGTCACCAATCTACCTACAAGAGTAGCAGGGACAAATACCTATGATTCCTATAGAGTGGCTTTAGGAGCATCAGGCAATATACTCGGAGATAAAAATAAAGCACTAGAGTTGTTTAGTCCGTTACTACCCCACGGTACAGGGGACTGGGAGCAGGTTAACGACTCTACTACAGGAGCTTTCGGCATACCTGCCCTAAAGCAAGCTTTTTACAATCTGACTGGTAGTGACCTGCTACTACCCAGTGTTTTTCAAGGTACTACTAAAAACAGTATCGACACAGAAGAGTTAAAAGTGTCCCTACTTCAATACTTTGAAGAGTTCTATAACTCAAACTTGACGGGTACTGCTTTAACTCTTGAATTAGGTAGTCTAGCTAAATTAGTGGGTCATCGTGTTCAATGGGTTGAGTCAACTTATACCCAGTGGATACAGGAGGCAGAGTATAAAGAACAACTCCCAGACCTCAAGCGTACGCTAGACCACTTACTACAGGTTCAGACCAAAGATATAGATTTAGGTCATTATATACCTTCTGGACTAGCTGTCAAGCTCAAAAATATATCATCTATTTTGGGTACGACTGAACTGGGTTTGTTAACCTGTTTACTACCCATTGCTTCGTCCCTAATTAATGCTAATACTCATCTAACTTTGATAAAGGCTAGTGACTTTAAGAGGCATCCTATCATCTGGTCTGGGATTGTAGGGGGAAGTGGTTGTGCAAAGTCCCCTACCCTAAAGACCCTGAAAAAGCCCCTTGAAGAGTTCCAAGCAACAGCACAAGAAATGTGGGAACGGTCAACCCAACTTTATAGTGAAGCACTAGACCAATGGAAAGCGACACCTACAGAAGAAAGGGAAGAAAAGCCTATCACTCCATTCGATCCTCAAAGGTTTTATGTAAATGATACGACTGGGGAGGCATTAGTAAGACTACAAGCGAGACAGCAAGATAGAGGGTTTCTTTTGGAGTTTGACGAACTTTCTGCCTTATTAAAGGGAGCAAACCAGTATAAAGGGGGAAAAGGACGTGATATTGAGAACTTACTGCAAGCAAGGGACGGTACTTTTCCACACACTGAAAGGGTTGATAGTAGCGTTTTTGCTTTGCGGTCAACCTATAGCATCGTAGGGGGGATTCAACCCGATATCCTTAAGCAACAAATGGGAGATGGGTCTGATCCTAACGGGTATTGGGCAAGGTTTTTAATGTGTTGTCGTCCCACCAAAAAAGCCATATTTCCAGAAAATGACTATGATTCTGGGTTGTATCCCTTACTTAAAGGTATTTACCTCAACTTAATAGCTTTACCTGCTTATAGAGCCGAATTAAGTCCCGATGCTAAAGAACTTTACAGGGAATGGTTTGAATATTGCCAAGAAGAGAAGGTTAAGGGAGAGGGAACGTATAAGAGTAAGATATTCTCTAAACACACTGCTTTTGTGGGGGATATTGCCTTAATTTTGTCCTTAATCGATACTGCTTACATCAAAGGAATAACAGCAACAAGGTTATCCCTTGATGAGTTCAAAAAGATGATTGATGAGGCGATAGAAAAGGCATTTAAACCAATAGAGTTAGAACGGTATGTGATATCTCGTAAGCATCTAGAAAAGGCTATCGAACTCATAAAGATATACCAAAACCAATTTGACCTTATCTATCAGGACATTTTAGAGGTCACTGGGGATTTGACCCCTGAGTTAAAGAAAATCTATGACTTTTCTTTGAAGAAAGGGGAAATTAAGGCTAGAGACGTAAAAATGGCAAGTCGAGTTTTTAAGTCTTATTCGATGGCTGACATCCGAAAAATGTTTGATGACCTTACCGAAATGGGTTACGGACATACTACAGGAGAAGGGAGTAAGAAAAGTTTTCTTGCTACAAAAACGTCAACAGAACAAATGAACCAACACGCCATAGATTTAACACACCAAGGATGGAGTGTACTACATCTTCCTACAGGAGAATGGTACAAAATACAGTACGAATATCAGAAGGGAAAAGAAGTTTTTGCGATCGCCATTCATGAGGATGGCCATCAAAAAAATCAACCGTTATCAGACTTCCAATTTTTGAAAGATACCAAGCCCTCATTTTCTTAA
- a CDS encoding DUF4335 domain-containing protein, whose amino-acid sequence MMLFHNTPLQTYTPPTCTLKLWDKRPLLSRWGELISLDNIEFELQFDDPRLLEEEQVTIKGDRIQLELLCNVVQTYVKNFLHKTAFYIKGTDNKQLFPGPQDIGDTEGITPPSLSSQGLLTHHLTLGSLAAQASHSSVSLSVSQLFDLVNALEAYNNTIVTLAQGKTTPLKKSLGVWIATGTVAVLAILIPTVGVKWFRQLTTTDNPADDTTENADSTLPFLNVSPPVPPPPKTPLPTPSLAPSLANRDPLPPPGEIGQGTPPPRNPNVAIQAPPLRVLPPPPGAPPAPPKPNTAQSNASGTVEPVPQHLLPNGETPIVMPGLSPEQVNQLIQNPTLPSPPTLQAKAPNRRTTSSLPSGATRDRDQVTIPDELLSPEAKITPKPPPETTLLDAIPQVAEVRQYFQQRWQPPQNLEQTLEYRLIVQEDGSLKQTVPLGRSASIYHSQIPFPTPGSQFVSPLETSSNQTIRLVLIPNGRVKTLLE is encoded by the coding sequence ATGATGTTATTCCATAATACCCCCCTCCAAACCTATACCCCTCCTACTTGTACCCTCAAATTATGGGATAAACGCCCTTTATTATCCCGTTGGGGAGAATTGATATCCTTAGATAACATTGAATTTGAACTGCAATTTGACGATCCCCGACTGCTAGAAGAAGAGCAAGTGACGATTAAAGGCGATCGCATTCAGTTGGAATTACTATGCAACGTTGTCCAAACCTATGTTAAAAATTTTCTCCATAAAACCGCCTTTTACATAAAAGGCACAGACAACAAACAATTATTTCCAGGACCACAAGACATAGGAGACACAGAAGGGATCACACCCCCTTCCCTATCTTCTCAAGGCCTACTTACTCATCATCTTACCTTGGGATCATTAGCTGCTCAAGCGTCTCATTCTTCTGTTAGTTTAAGTGTGTCCCAACTGTTTGACCTGGTTAACGCCCTAGAAGCTTACAATAACACCATTGTTACTCTCGCTCAGGGCAAAACCACTCCGTTAAAGAAAAGTTTAGGGGTTTGGATAGCAACTGGCACAGTTGCTGTACTCGCCATCCTTATTCCTACAGTTGGGGTGAAGTGGTTTAGACAACTGACGACAACGGATAACCCTGCCGATGACACCACAGAAAACGCAGACAGTACCCTTCCTTTTTTGAATGTGTCACCCCCTGTACCACCACCCCCAAAAACTCCCCTTCCAACCCCTTCCTTAGCCCCCTCCTTGGCTAATCGTGACCCCTTACCCCCCCCTGGAGAAATTGGTCAAGGAACCCCTCCACCTAGAAACCCTAATGTAGCCATTCAAGCCCCTCCGTTACGAGTCCTGCCCCCACCACCAGGAGCCCCTCCGGCTCCTCCAAAACCCAATACTGCCCAGTCTAATGCCTCCGGGACAGTTGAACCAGTTCCACAGCACCTGTTGCCCAATGGAGAAACCCCTATTGTTATGCCAGGTTTATCCCCAGAACAGGTAAACCAACTGATTCAAAACCCTACTTTACCGTCACCTCCCACATTACAAGCTAAAGCTCCGAATAGGAGGACAACATCATCTCTACCGTCAGGAGCAACCAGGGATCGAGATCAAGTCACCATTCCTGATGAGTTATTGTCTCCAGAGGCTAAAATTACCCCGAAACCGCCCCCAGAAACGACTCTCCTGGATGCTATTCCTCAAGTGGCTGAAGTGCGTCAATATTTTCAGCAACGCTGGCAACCTCCTCAAAATCTAGAACAAACTTTAGAATATCGTTTAATTGTCCAGGAAGACGGTTCCCTTAAACAAACCGTTCCCCTAGGTCGTTCGGCCTCTATTTATCATTCTCAAATTCCTTTCCCTACCCCTGGCTCTCAGTTTGTTTCTCCTCTTGAAACGTCCAGTAATCAAACCATTCGCCTAGTTTTAATTCCTAATGGAAGGGTTAAAACCCTTTTGGAATAA